One part of the Magallana gigas chromosome 5, xbMagGiga1.1, whole genome shotgun sequence genome encodes these proteins:
- the LOC105337338 gene encoding D-ribitol-5-phosphate cytidylyltransferase encodes MDFPVFVVLPGSGVGLRFGTPLPKQYTDIKNKSLFLYTVQAFHRFPWIHTIVVVVSLSDIPWVQEQLEGNNLTRVRVVAGAKTRHRSIYNGVKAVKDVCRGDDVVLIHDIVRVLAEENVVKDVANAARLHGASGITRPLTSTVIAKSSDGFLSESLDRTKYLASEMPQGFHFNVINTAYEKATEYDFEFGTECLHLALKYTGTKAWLVEGPDSLWKVTYRKDLFAAEGILTENLSSIYVEEGSSHLRDTVMSCIASSGLKISSEKIPNCTDSGFIFFVPQKSLELEIATKIKKICSLMNKIIVDHSVEDSDSSLNVLTDKLNNSEESSRTEESSGKNKGTRNTVNKVCTKCSFLTRKTVVTVVEIDKKDERRETIEDIRDQILGESLPDSVDICAVVCHSQSNSHKVGSLVASLVRNQDSGMNYQVLYVE; translated from the exons ATGGATTTTCCAGTATTTGTAGTTTTACCAGGAAGTGGAGTTGGTTTAAGATTTGGAACACCTTTACCAAAGCAATACACAGACATTaagaataaatcattatttttgtaCACTGTCCAAGCCTTTCATAG ATTTCCATGGATACACACAATAGTAGTGGTTGTCTCTCTAAGCGACATACCCTGGGTACAGGAGCAGCTTGAGGGTAACAATCTGACCAGAGTGAGGGTTGTAGCTGGGGCAAAGACCAGGCATAGGTCCATATACAATGGAGTGAAGGCCGTCAAAGATG TGTGTCGTGGGGATGATGTGGTGTTGATTCATGATATTGTTAGAGTTCTAGCAGAAGAAAATGTTGTGAAAGATGTGGCTAATGCTGCCAGACTTCATGGT GCATCAGGCATCACTAGACCTTTGACTTCCACCGTGATAGCCAAGAGCAGCGATGGATTTTTGTCAGAATCTCTTGACAGAACCAAATATCTTGCCAGTGAGATGCCCCAGGGATTTCACTTTAATGTCATTAACACTGCCTATGAAAAG GCCACTGAGTATGACTTTGAGTTTGGTACAGAATGCCTCCACCTGGCTCTGAAGTACACAGGTACGAAGGCCTGGCTAGTGGAAGGACCAGACTCTCTATGGAAG gtGACATACAGAAAAGACTTGTTTGCAGCTGAAGGGATATTAACAG AAAATCTGTCATCAATATATGTTGAGGAGGGAAGTTCACACCTAAGAGATACAGTTATGAGCTGTATTGCAAGCAGCGGTCTCAAG ATATCATCTGAAAAGATCCCAAATTGCACAGACTCAGGATTTATCTTCTTTGTACCTCAAAAAAGCTTAGAATTGGAAATCGCAACAAAAATTAAGAAGATCTGTTCCCTGATGAACAAGATTATAGTGGATCATTCTGTAGAAGACAGTGACAGCAGCTTAAATGTGTTGACAGATAAATTGAACAATTCAGAGGAATCCAGTAGAACAGAGGAGTCCAGTGGAAAAAATAAAGGTACTCGTAACACAGTAAACAAGGTATGTACTAAGTGTTCTTTCTTAACTCGCAAGACAGTTGTTACTGTGGTTGAAATTGACAAGAAGGATGAGAGAAGGGAGACAATTGAGGATATCCGCGACCAGATCCTTGGAGAGAGTCTACCAGACAGTGTGGATATATGTGCAGTTGTGTGTCACAGTCAATCCAACTCTCACAAGGTGGGCAGTTTGGTGGCATCACTTGTAAGAAACCAAGACTCTGGAATGAACTATCAGGTTCTCTATGTGGAGTGA